In endosymbiont of unidentified scaly snail isolate Monju, the following are encoded in one genomic region:
- a CDS encoding TRAP transporter large permease produces the protein MGWEIDIFWLTILMFGSLLVLLMAGLPLAFVTGGLACVFLFLFGDAQMLNILPSRIFPLMTNYQLSAIPMFILMASILERAGIIEELYDMVYKILGGLKGGLAISTIIASTLLAAMCGVIGATEVTMGMIALPAMIRRHYHPTIACGSILAGGTLGILIPPSILAILFAVIAQQSVGELFIGAVVPGLILSAMYILYVSVTTTMKPELGPSLPPEDRVDFREKVRLLSKMGAPLALVSLVLGIIFAGIATPVEAAGVGTFGALVVAAMHRRLTLKNIREAAISTLRVTGMVLWIIFGATLFVGFYVVNGGQQFVNDAIVGTGLGPYGILTLMMVILVILGMFLDWVGILLLAVPIFIPLLSTMRFDGVFGLPGVAPDEMALWFGVVYMVNMQMSFISPPFGYALFYLKSVAPPEVTMGQIYRSSLPFLALQAIGLVICIVFPEVVLWLPRQIYG, from the coding sequence ATGGGCTGGGAAATCGACATCTTCTGGCTCACCATCCTGATGTTCGGCTCGCTGCTGGTACTGCTGATGGCCGGTCTTCCCCTGGCCTTCGTCACCGGCGGCCTGGCCTGCGTCTTCCTGTTCCTGTTTGGTGACGCGCAGATGCTCAACATCCTGCCATCGCGCATCTTCCCGCTGATGACCAACTACCAGCTGTCGGCCATACCCATGTTCATCCTCATGGCCTCGATCCTGGAACGGGCTGGCATCATCGAGGAACTGTATGACATGGTGTACAAGATCCTGGGCGGACTGAAGGGCGGCCTGGCGATCTCCACCATCATCGCCTCCACCCTGCTGGCGGCCATGTGCGGCGTGATCGGGGCCACCGAAGTGACCATGGGCATGATCGCCCTGCCGGCCATGATACGGCGCCACTATCACCCCACCATCGCCTGCGGTTCCATCCTGGCAGGAGGCACGCTGGGCATCCTGATCCCGCCCTCCATCCTGGCCATCCTGTTCGCGGTCATCGCCCAGCAGTCGGTGGGCGAGCTGTTCATCGGCGCGGTGGTGCCGGGCCTGATCCTGTCCGCGATGTACATCCTGTACGTTTCCGTGACCACCACCATGAAACCGGAACTGGGCCCGTCCCTGCCGCCGGAAGACCGGGTGGACTTCCGCGAGAAGGTACGCCTGCTGAGCAAGATGGGCGCGCCCCTGGCGCTGGTGTCGCTGGTGCTCGGCATCATCTTCGCCGGCATCGCCACCCCGGTGGAGGCAGCCGGCGTGGGTACCTTCGGGGCCCTGGTGGTGGCTGCCATGCACCGCCGCCTCACCCTCAAGAACATCCGCGAGGCGGCCATCTCCACCCTGCGGGTGACCGGCATGGTGCTGTGGATCATCTTCGGCGCCACCCTGTTCGTGGGCTTCTACGTGGTCAACGGCGGCCAGCAATTCGTCAACGACGCCATCGTGGGCACCGGCCTGGGGCCCTACGGCATCCTCACCCTGATGATGGTGATCCTGGTGATCCTGGGCATGTTCCTGGACTGGGTGGGCATCCTGCTGCTGGCGGTGCCCATCTTCATCCCGCTGCTGAGCACCATGCGCTTCGACGGGGTGTTCGGCCTGCCCGGCGTGGCCCCGGACGAGATGGCGCTGTGGTTCGGGGTGGTCTACATGGTGAACATGCAGATGTCCTTCATCAGCCCGCCCTTCGGCTATGCCCTGTTCTATCTCAAGAGCGTGGCCCCGCCGGAAGTGACCATGGGGCAGATCTACCGCTCCTCCCTGCCCTTCCTGGCACTGCAGGCCATCGGCCTGGTGATCTGCATCGTCTTCCCCGAGGTGGTGCTGTGGCTACCGAGGCAGATCTATGGTTGA
- a CDS encoding TRAP transporter small permease subunit, with product MGVHRLYLKSRWAVVFMLLFLGILVTNVEVRQARNEISDAHNQVRLAEGKIRRAERAIAKGRRNAEQKMAKAQAAMAEAHRAETVANEKGAHIETISSTLGGLVLLLLTIDALLLPRLVREARAREPAPPPAAFQCPEVECGEHDPAREPFLFNRVVSRINGFAGELVAWWSVLAVFVYYYEVIARYVFNSPTNWAHEAMFLMFGMQYLLAGGYVLREGSHVRVDVFYTRLSKRGKALVDILTSVFFFIFTLTLIWTGWTFFMDSYQVNEVSFTEWAVQYWPIKFALPLGGMLLLLQGLAQLLKDIAVLKNPEAIELDAEVRPGS from the coding sequence ATGGGCGTCCACCGCCTCTACCTGAAAAGCCGCTGGGCGGTGGTCTTCATGCTGCTGTTCCTGGGCATACTGGTAACCAACGTGGAGGTGCGCCAGGCCCGCAACGAGATCTCCGATGCCCACAACCAGGTGCGCCTGGCCGAAGGCAAGATCCGCCGCGCCGAGAGGGCCATCGCCAAGGGCCGCAGAAATGCCGAGCAGAAGATGGCGAAGGCCCAGGCGGCCATGGCGGAGGCACACCGGGCGGAGACGGTCGCCAACGAAAAGGGCGCGCACATCGAAACGATATCCAGCACCCTGGGAGGCCTGGTGCTGCTGCTCCTGACCATCGACGCCCTGTTGCTCCCGCGCCTGGTGCGCGAGGCCCGGGCCCGCGAACCAGCACCACCCCCAGCGGCCTTCCAATGCCCCGAGGTGGAATGCGGCGAACACGACCCTGCGCGGGAGCCCTTCCTGTTCAACCGGGTGGTGTCGAGGATCAACGGCTTCGCTGGTGAACTGGTGGCCTGGTGGTCGGTGCTGGCGGTGTTCGTCTACTACTACGAGGTGATCGCCCGCTACGTCTTCAACTCCCCCACCAACTGGGCGCACGAAGCCATGTTCCTGATGTTCGGCATGCAGTACCTGCTGGCCGGCGGCTATGTGCTGCGTGAAGGTTCCCACGTGCGCGTGGACGTGTTCTACACGCGCCTGTCGAAGCGCGGCAAGGCGCTGGTGGACATCCTCACCTCGGTGTTCTTCTTCATCTTCACCCTGACCCTGATCTGGACCGGCTGGACCTTCTTCATGGACTCCTACCAGGTGAACGAGGTGTCCTTCACCGAGTGGGCGGTGCAGTACTGGCCCATCAAGTTCGCCCTGCCTCTGGGTGGGATGCTGTTGCTCCTGCAGGGTCTGGCCCAACTGCTGAAAGACATCGCCGTGTTGAAAAATCCAGAAGCCATAGAACTGGACGCCGAAGTGCGTCCCGGGAGTTAA
- a CDS encoding FAD-linked oxidase C-terminal domain-containing protein, with amino-acid sequence MVDRLATGKAALVAELERALPPGTVIHEEEALRPYECDALPAYRQLPLLAVLPADVQQVQQVVQICRRHGVPVVARGAATGLSGGALPLADGVLLGLSRLNRILDIDPLARTARVQPGVRNLAISEAAAPHGLYYAPDPSSQIACTIGGNVAENSGGVHCLKYGLTVNNLLELKVVTAEGELLTIGSAALDSPGYDLLSLITGSEGMLGIVVEALVRLLPRPARAQVVFAAFDDVEKAADAVGAIIAAGIIPAGLEMMDGPAIAAAEDFVHAGYPRDAAAILLCEIDGTNEEVSEHVMRVNALLREAGATEVRTARDEQERLRFWQGRKAAFPAVGRISPDYYCMDGTVPRRRLGEVLRGIARLSQEYGLPVANIFHAGDGNLHPLILFDSNVPGELQRAEDFGAEILELSVRVGGTITGEHGVGHEKIRQMCVQFGAAELEQFHAVKTAFDPQTLLNPGKAIPQPRRCAEYRTVSEHRTQSNA; translated from the coding sequence ATGGTTGATCGGCTGGCAACCGGCAAGGCGGCGCTGGTCGCCGAGCTGGAACGCGCGCTGCCACCGGGCACGGTGATCCACGAAGAAGAGGCGCTGCGGCCCTACGAGTGTGACGCCCTCCCGGCCTATCGCCAGCTGCCGCTCCTGGCGGTGCTGCCGGCAGATGTGCAGCAGGTGCAACAGGTCGTGCAGATCTGCAGGAGACACGGCGTACCCGTGGTGGCGCGCGGTGCCGCCACGGGCCTCTCCGGCGGGGCGCTGCCCCTGGCCGACGGGGTGCTGCTGGGCCTCAGTCGCCTGAACCGTATCCTGGACATCGACCCGCTGGCGCGTACCGCACGGGTCCAACCGGGAGTGCGCAATCTGGCGATCTCCGAGGCGGCCGCGCCCCATGGCCTCTACTACGCGCCCGACCCCTCCTCGCAGATCGCCTGCACCATAGGCGGCAACGTGGCCGAGAACTCCGGCGGGGTGCACTGCCTGAAATACGGCCTCACCGTGAACAACCTGCTGGAACTCAAGGTGGTTACAGCAGAGGGCGAACTGCTCACCATCGGTTCCGCCGCCCTGGACAGCCCGGGTTACGACCTGCTCTCCCTGATCACTGGTTCCGAAGGCATGCTCGGCATCGTGGTGGAGGCGCTGGTCCGGCTGCTGCCCCGGCCGGCACGCGCCCAGGTGGTGTTCGCTGCCTTCGACGATGTAGAGAAGGCGGCCGACGCGGTCGGCGCCATCATCGCCGCGGGCATCATCCCGGCGGGGCTGGAGATGATGGACGGCCCGGCCATCGCCGCCGCAGAGGACTTCGTGCATGCCGGTTACCCGCGCGATGCCGCGGCCATCCTGCTGTGCGAGATCGACGGCACCAACGAGGAGGTCTCGGAGCACGTCATGCGGGTCAACGCACTGCTGCGCGAAGCGGGCGCCACCGAAGTGCGCACCGCCCGCGACGAGCAGGAACGCCTGCGGTTCTGGCAGGGGCGCAAGGCCGCCTTTCCCGCCGTCGGCCGGATCTCGCCCGACTACTACTGCATGGACGGCACTGTGCCGCGCAGGCGGCTGGGAGAGGTACTGAGAGGCATCGCGCGCCTGTCGCAGGAATACGGGCTGCCGGTAGCCAATATCTTCCATGCCGGAGACGGCAACCTGCACCCCCTGATCCTGTTCGACAGCAACGTGCCGGGCGAGCTGCAGCGGGCCGAGGATTTTGGTGCGGAGATCCTGGAACTGAGCGTACGCGTCGGCGGCACCATCACCGGCGAACACGGGGTCGGGCACGAGAAGATCCGCCAGATGTGCGTACAGTTCGGCGCTGCCGAGCTGGAACAGTTTCACGCGGTGAAGACCGCCTTCGATCCCCAGACGCTGCTCAACCCCGGCAAGGCCATCCCGCAACCACGCCGCTGCGCCGAATACCGCACCGTCAGCGAGCATCGCACCCAGAGCAACGCATGA